DNA sequence from the Alosa sapidissima isolate fAloSap1 chromosome 13, fAloSap1.pri, whole genome shotgun sequence genome:
GAAGATTTCCCCTCCTTGTAGACATACAAAAAAGAGCAACCAAATTCTGGCATCATCTTCAGACTAGCAATTCAGAGCAATATCACCACACTGCTGCCCAGCTGAGGAGTGAACACCCAGAGAGTGACCCCTTAAACTTCATAATACAATAACACAACCTGAAAAACTGCAGCTCAAGTATTGTTTCAGTAGCAAAAGAAGTAGAGaacacagcaaaacaaaactACATTAACACATGGAAATGCAAAATCGAACAAGTAAATAAGCTACACTGCTACAGAACTATTCGAATTGATTACAAATTGGCACCAtatttaaatgaaattaaaaaccTTCGTCATAGAAAACTCCTGTCAAAGTATCGACTGAGTGATCATTCCCTTGCAATAGAAAAGGGTAGACACCGCCAAACCTGGATAGCTCGTGAAGATCGAATATGTAAATTCTGTAATACGGGAGTAGTAGAGGACGAATGCCACTTCCTCACAGAATGTCCCAATTATCAACACTTAAGAGCTATATTCTACCCACAAATTGAAATCACTTGTTCCGGCTTTATGACTGCCACCAATGAACAAAAACTACAATTCCTCCTGGGAGAAATAGATAAATGTGCCCACTTAGCCTACCAATATTTACAGTCCTGCCacattttaagagaaaacttcaCATAGAAaaagtgcatacagtatatagtttTTGTTAAATAGTTTTATATAGACTATTGTATAAGTTTCCTTTAAATTTAGATTTAAGAATACATGTTTAAGTTTTCTTTAAACATGGATTTagttactattttttttttaacataagttttctttcttttagtttagataagtttcctttctttgaccccccttaaaacaaatattgtatatgtttgtattgtcatgttactgctttggcaacactattttctgagtcatgccaataaagcacatttgaatttgaatttgaatttgagagaggtgagagagagagaaggaaaaaggtatctggacagagagagaaagagagagaagagagagaggtgagagagagagaaggaaaaaggtatctggacagagagagaaagagagagaagagagagaggtgagagagagagaaggaaaaaggtatctggacagagagagaaagagagagagataaggaaaaaaagtatatggacagagagagagggtgagagggagaaaggggagTTAGAGCTGGAGCAGCAGGCACCAGAGACCAGCAGAGTGGACACTGTAGTGTTAAGGGATCTCCTCCAGAAAGAAAAGACCTGTATCTGGCACAAATTTCCCTTTGGGACAATAAACGGGTACAGTCCAGCACAACTGTCAATGAGCCGGCAGCTCAGAACAACAGGTCACTCGGTCATCTCTCAACCCAGGCTGGACGGACATAACCAAACTCAGAGGAGGAAcagaagaagagacagagatTGAGCTGGAACTTCAACAAAAGACACAGAGCTCAACATCTCACAAGACTGACCCCAGGCGACCATGTCTGGGTACAGGACCCAAAGGAGAAGGGGACGGCGATAAGACAGGCGTATACACCAAGGTCATACGTCATCGACACTCCCAGAGGAGTCCTGTGCTGCAACCGAAACCACCTCGTCACTACGCCAGTGGCACCAGCAGCGCTGACCATCCCACCAGACCATCTATACCATCTTACCAGACCATCTTACCAGAGCCAGAGCAACTTACTGGTCAGCCAGTGAGTCCAGATCATGCAGAGCAGGGTCCAGTTCAGCCACATAGTCCTGAGCCTCCGGCACGCTACCCCGCAAGAGAGAGACGAACTCCAGGGTACCTGAAGGACTTTGTGGCTAAATATCAGGTGCCCCTGGTGACACGGAGTGATTTTTATGGGGCAGAATAAACTCCCCACACTCAGTAGAAGGATTGGGCAGTCCACCCTACCTTCTTAGTTCAGAATTTCCAGTTAATGTTCATATGCTTATTGTTCATAAGATTCCGTTTGATTAATAGTTGATTAATAATTAACAGGAATATTTGAGAAAAAGACAATAGTTTATGTTGTCGTATGCATAGTGCAACAGTTGGAACTTGGAACAGTAAACCTTTGATATAGTCTGTTACAGTACAGAGGTGTTAGTTTAATATTGAGTTCTACATCAGTACAACTCATCTTTTGATATAGTCTGTTACAGTACAGAGGTGTTAGTTTAATATGGAGTTCTACATCAGTACAACTCATCTTTTGATATAGTCTGTTACAGTACAGAGGTGTTAGTTTAATATGGAGTTCTACATCAGTACAACTCATCTTTTGATATAGTCTGTTACAGTACAGAGGTGTTAGTTTAATATTGAGTTCTACATCAGTACAACTCATCTTAGAAAGGGGGATGTACTGTAGTGTTGTAAGGGATTTTATAGGACACAGGATGTGACGTTGCCCCCTAGTGGTGAGGCTTGGGGGGTTGTAAACCAGGCGCTGCAATAAAGCCATGCTTCGGGAGTACACGCTGGAAACCTCTCTTTGTGCTTATTTATAAGTTGGCACCACCTAACTCTACAGATGCTCTTCAGAGCCTCGTGGCATTTCAGCTGAGGGTCAGAGTCACAGTAagatgtccccccccccccccccacacacacacacacacacctccccctgaGTCCAGACCTGCCACATCAGGTGTCTCTGAGCAGCCTTTGAGGAGAGTCTGTCAGCGGCCTCGCTGAAAACAGCAGGCCAAGACGAGGAGTTAAAAATACCTCCAGCCAGAAAGGTCACAGATCCAGAAAGACACTCAAAATGCCAGACGACAAGGAGCTGcaagagaaacacacatacacccacacgtgtgtgtgtgtgtaagggaaagAATTACTAATCCATTATTATTCAGCAAATGCATTTTTAAATCAAATGAAATCGACTTCCGCTTGGTTGAATGCAGATTTATCACTACAAATATCTGGTGAGTCCTGGAGATGTGACTCCGACCATCTTGTGACTCGGCACAGTACAGCATTTTCTACGATGAGGagaatcacactcacacacactgcatcagaCCTCagaatcacactcacacacactgcatcagaCCTCagaatcacactcacacacactgccatcagACCTCAgcatcacactcacactcactgcaTCAGACCTCAgaatcacattcacacacactactgtacatcagacctcagaatcacatacacacactgcatcagaCCTCagaatcacactcacacacaatgcatCAGACCTCAGAATGGTCTGATTTGCGCAAAATATAAACTCTGTTTTTTCATGACCAGCAAAACCTGAATATTTTTGACCTTCAATATCATACACCCTGTAAAAAGTAAAAGAACAAACCAAACCAAGTAAATTAAAAAACGaaagaaaaaagtaaaacaaCAGCAGCTTACTCACTAGGGGCTCAAGGCTAGAAATCCCTAACCCTTACTTAATAGGGTGCTCAAGGCTAGAAATCCCTAACCCTTACTCACTAGGGGCTCAAGGCTAGAAATCCCTATCCCTTACTCACTAGGGGCTCAAGGCCAGAAATCCCTAACCCTTACTTAATAGGGTGCTCAAGGCTAGAAATCCCTAACCCTTAGGGGCTCAAGGCCAGAATGAATGCATAATGAAAAGAAACGATTTCaaaatcacagacacacactcctccgACACGGATCCAAACCTGCTGTCTGAATGGAAACAAGCACCATCTAATGTACAGCACCCTGACAGCACACAAGGATGTGGATACAAACAGCATCTAATGTACAGCACCTTGACATGCAGCACACAAGGATGTGGAGGATGTAACAGCATCTAATgtacagcacacaaacacaatacaggGAAGATATGTTCTCCAAACTCCATAGGCCCTGTGGACTTAACACATCAGGCCCTGTGGACTTAACACTTCTTTCTTTCAGCTCTAAAACAGACACCAATCTTACGTTCTGCCACCCCAAAGACGGACCCTCACGGTGTTCAGAGTGGTGTAGCAGGAGTTTGCAAGACAGGACACTAGTGCCCCCTACTGTCTTTCCCAAGTACATACACAAGTGAAGTGCTGACATGAAAAAAAGAGTACACACTTCAGAAAAACTTGCATGTTTTACTCAAGAATGTAAAATCTATTTACAATGCAttcaaatacaaacaaaaatataCATGAAAGTCAATATTCTTTATTGACACGCAATAAAGTTAGATACTCTCCTAGATTACTATGGGATTGTTCTGATAAAGGCAAATGAACACATTCACACTATTGGTATTGGATATTGATATACACTTTGTGTTGTACTATTGTATGTAATATTGTATTCAAAAACGTGTTTGGTAAGTTGCTTTAAAACCATACAGACCTCCTATGTCCAGGAGTGTAGGAGTTTATATCACATCCTGAGACCTTTACCATGGCAAAACATGGACCTGATTGGCAGAGTGTCCGGtggttgacctttgacctgtcaGACGGAGTGAGCAGTGGTAGTCCTGGTGACCCAACGGTCAGAGAACAGTTCGGGAACCCAGTCCGCTCAGACGGCGTAGCCAAAGCGGCTGTCGTACTCGTACTTGGTGGCGGAGAAGCTTGTGCTCGAGGAGGACGGCAGCTGAGAGGCTCCACCCACCGGACTGTAGGCCACTCCCCTGTGGTGGCTGGAGACGCGGCTGGTTGGACGGCTCTCAGGGGGCGGGACATCCTCTCTGGAAGGGAAAAATCAATCCTTATTTCAAAATTAGCCTCATGTAAAAATCTCATGTGCAGAAATAAGTAGGAGTTGTAATTGAGGGGGAGAGACAACATAAATTGGATGCTAATATaaaaagtgtgtatgtatgtgttcttATACATTCTTCAGAAACATTCAACTTGTTTTCATTCCTGCTCAGGTTTCCAGTCTTGCTTCCTCATATCTGATTCTTTTTGGCCTTTCTATTCTTAAGAACCGCTAAAGTAAAGTATTTTGTACAGACTCGGGTCCCTCAGCGCGGCTGTTTATTTTGTTGTACCTGATCTCATTGGACACTTCCTTGTCGTAGCGCGGCTGCCGCCTGTAGACCACTAGCCAGACGACGATCAGGAGGATGATGACGAGCAGAAGGACCCCCACCACCGTCCCGCCCACAATTCCAGCTTTACTGGGCGCTACACgcagccacaacacacacacgagagatgGGGGTCAAACAGTGTATAAGTGGATTAAactttgcttgtggagcactttgggtacaatTAAAAGATTAGCATTGGAATATAAagttcctttgtggttgattgtATAAataaagctcagagatatatgaaggtgctacaGTATGCCATTTAGGTGCTATGCCATTAAGTCATTAACAGAACCttaatcaattctataggaaacagggagccagtgcagttcagctaaCACAGGCCTGATGTgctctctcttcttggtcttagttaaaagtctagcagaGGTCTGTATGAGTTCCAATTTCAGTATATGCTTTATTTCTTTATATGCTTTAATTCTTTATATGCTTTAATTATATTGCTCTGTCACACCGGGGCCGTTTTACCACCTCGATCGCgcatttatttctgtgaacCGAACGCCGTTTCGTCCATTATTCCTAGCTCccatagctgtggaagtttacactATGCTGACTTCTGATGTTTCCTAACAGAAGCATATATAGGGGAAAAAGCAGGTTCCAAGTATTGGCTTCTATTATCAggcaggacacacacagcagaaatgAGCTTAGTGAGTTGTGTGCTATCTGATGCAATGCAAATATAGACATGAGATGgtatctcctgtgtgtgtgtgtgtgtgtgtgtatgtgaatataGACATGAGATGGTATCTCCTACAGAACACGTGGACACAGATTGTGCAGAAGCATGCAAATAactgtgtgtggcatgtgtcagtgaaagtgtgtacactctctctctctctctgtatgtgtgtgtgtgtgtgtatgtgtgattattTGTATAGATTTGTATAAATGTACAAGTATTTGGATCTTGTTTgccttgcttgtgtgtgtgtgtgtgcgtgtgtgtgtgtgtgtgtgtgtgagcgtatttGTATACATTTGTATAAATTTACAAGTATTTGAATCTTTTTtcttgttttccttgcttgcctttctgatccaaataaaaacatttaaatgtgtgtgcgtgtgtgtgtgtgtgtatgtgtgtgtgcgtgtacgtgcatgtacatgtgtgtgtgtgtgtgtgtaacggaggcgaactgagctagcatgttAGTTGCTTGTGTAAATCcgcacacccctaaccttaagaacgcttctaaccactgagttggaagcctgggcttttagctcagtagttagagcgttcgactcccatgccggtgtgtgtcgaggtggtgggttcgagggccgtgacaaattacgacctctgttacgtgtgtgtgtgtgtgtgtgtgtgtgcatatatatatgtgtgtgtgtgcatgtatatatgtgtgtgtgtgcatgtatatatgtgtgtgtgtgtgtgtgcatgtatatatgtgtgtgtgtgtgtgtgtgtgcatgtatatatgtgtgtgtgtgtgtgtgtgtgtgcatgtatatatatgtgtgtgtgtgtgtgtgtgcatgtatatatatctgtgtgtgtgcatgtatatatatgtgtgtgtgtgtgtgtgtgcgtgcatgtatatatgtgtgtgtgtgtgtgtgcatgtatatatgtgtgtgtgtgcatgtatatatatatatatatgtgtgtgtgtgcatgtatatatgtgtgtgtgtgtgtgtgtgcatgtatatatatatatgtgtgtgtgtgtgtgtgtgcatgtatatatatctgtgtgtgtgtgcatgtatatatatgtgtgtgtgtgtgtgtgcatgtatatatatatgtgtgtgtgtgtgtgtgcgtgcatgtatatatgtgtgtttgtgtgtgtgcatgtatatatatgtgtgtgtgtgcatgtatatatatgtgtgtgtgtgtgtgtgtgtgtgtgtgtgtgtgcatgtatatatgtgtgtgtgtgtgcgtgtgtgtgcgtgtatatatgtgttgtgtgtgtgtgtgtgcatgtatatatgtgtgtgtgtgtgtgtgtgcatgcatgtatatatgtgtgtgtgtgtgtgtgtgtgtgtgtgtgtatatatgtgtgtgtgtgtgtgtgcatgtatatatgtgtgtgtgtgtgtgcatgtatatatgtgtgtgtgtgtgtgtgcatgtatatatgtgtgtgtgagctggttgAACTTACGTTTGAGGGCCCGCAGGTTGATCTTGCAGTGTTCTTTTCCCACAACGTTGCTCACCTGACAGGTGTAGATCCCAACAAAGCTTTCAGAGTGATTACTAATCTTCAGTTCCCCTGTCAGAGAgtctgagccacacacacacacacacacacacagagggccacacagacaaacacacacagggccacacagacacacacacaacacacaaacacacacagggccacacacacacacacacacacacacacacacaaacacagtcactcacacgtATGGAGAACTGTTGAGGCTCCAAAGATTTACAGATGATGGGTGGGAGACTTTTGTTCAAAATATGTTAGGTCAGCTACAGCACACAATGGAAGTgagtatttatattatttactgaAAGATCAGTGTTTGTAGTAGCTGTGTTAGTAATAATACTGGACTAATAgtattgccacacacacacacacacacacacagtaataatACTGGACTAATagtattgacacacacacacacacacacacacacacacacacacacacacagtaataatACTGGACTAATAGTTTTGCCTATGAATTGCACAATTTGATTGCAGCTTCTCCCCAGCAGAGGGCGCACTCACCCTGAGTAGCTGCAGAGGGGATTGGCCCTCcgatctctctcttccactggTAGGCCAACGGAGGGGTCCCATGGGCAGACCTGCAGTGGAGCGACTGCGGCCCCCCCACGGCCTCGCCCCCCTCAACCCAGCACCTGGGTGCAGATGGACGCTCTGGAGGACCGAGGAAACACCTTTAAAGGGACGCCACCTGTCTTTTCCCGGATGAACGGACTCAAGGTCcttaattcatgcatttcatgtggTGGGGCTATATAGCCCTTAAAACTGAGATTTTTAAGGATCTTTCTTGAAACTGAGGGGTAGGAGAAATGACCCCGCATGACCCAGCATACCCCAGGCAGACCAGAACAACATGACAACACAAGTATACGGGTGTGTTTCATTGATAAGGATTTAAAAATTAGAACTATAATTGCTTAATGTTACAATCATACAGTCTTGTGGCCATATATTAAAAGTCCAGTTCTTCATAGGAACGTATTGAATCATTATTGTCAATTTGCACGAAAGTCACACATttttacatatttccatgtttgatgccctttaaatttaaaatcatgcccccagagtgtagcactgtagctgccccatgttcatgcccccagagtgtagcactgtagcagcCTGGCttctctagctgttggctgcagcaactcgagctaggtagcaccaattctttttgtatgttttttgaaccgacagtactcggtgacctagagaaacagagatctaagTGAAGAATCGCTGGAGTTTTCCTTTAACAGTTTAAGCCAATGAACATGATTTTG
Encoded proteins:
- the vsig8a gene encoding V-set and immunoglobulin domain-containing protein 8a, coding for MQHMVAKIRRHFNTAYITAVILFGFLVSFNEDVAMAMVVTSSGPQTLQKAHGDAVTLGCTYSPGPLDMGDLDIEWSVISPDTTQKDQLVISYTGGRKYVHSNPALMTGLDFAAGNPANGDASLSISAVSAANSGIYQCKVKKAPGVDMRKISLVVMERPSAPRCWVEGGEAVGGPQSLHCRSAHGTPPLAYQWKREIGGPIPSAATQDSLTGELKISNHSESFVGIYTCQVSNVVGKEHCKINLRALKPPSKAGIVGGTVVGVLLLVIILLIVVWLVVYRRQPRYDKEVSNEIREDVPPPESRPTSRVSSHHRGVAYSPVGGASQLPSSSSTSFSATKYEYDSRFGYAV